CCAGAGAGCTTCTTTACCAGGTGCTTCGAAAGAAGGACGATGTTTGACAGGACTTCGCTTCATCATTTACTTCCGGAAATCACACCGGAGCAGGAAACACAGCTCGCCGCGCTGAGCGCCGTCTACGAGGAGTGGAATGCCCGCATCAATGTCATTAGCCGGAAGGATATTGGCAACCTTTTCGAACGTCATATCCTGCATTCGCTATGCATCGCGCGTTTTGCCGCCTTTCAGCCCGATCAACAGGTTTTGGATGTTGGAACCGGTGGAGGGTTTCCAGGTATCCCCTTGGCTATTGTATTTCCCCAAACCCGTTTTTTGCTCGTTGATTCGGTAGGCAAGAAACTGAAAGTGGCGAAGGCTGCGGCCGGCGTTGCCGGGTTGGAGAATGTCCGAATACAGCATGAAAGAGTGGAGAAGCTGCAGGAACGCTTTGATCATGTGGTCTCACGGGCCGTTACTTCTATTCCGGAGGTAATGAATTGGATCCGGGGTAAGGCTGCGGGGAAGCATTCTGCACTCTGGTATTTGCGCGGGCTTCCGGTGCAGGAAGAAATGAAGACCTTACCGCCAGCTACGCGGATACACCGGCTGACGGATATTATGCCGGGCGAATTTTTCAGCACCAAGGCATTGCTGGAAATCCCACTCCGTTAACTACCAGATAACCCGATTTTTCGTCCACTTATGAGGCAGAACCTGCCACCTGAGTCTAGGCGGGAGGAAACAGACCCGTTTAGTATTAATTTTTCTTTGTTTTTCTGCCCGTTCCTTACATCCCATCTTTGCCTTACCCCCGCTGGTCTGCCCGATGTTTAAGTTCAAAATCATAGGCCATGAAAAAGTCACTCTTGTTTTGTGCGTTGGTAATGGGCACGGGATTTTTCCTTATCGCACGGGAAAACGCGGGAACAGGTCCCCGCAGAGAATCGCCTGCTCAATCGTTGAGCTCCGGATGTGACCCCGGAACATCCCAGATGGATCTTGCAGTCAATAATGTGCGTACAACCGTCCTCGTTTCTGGCGACATGTGGTGGGATCTGAGCAATCCGAAATATGAGATTCCGCGCGGATCGGGTAAACATTCTATGTTCTCGGGATCGTTGTGGATTGGGGGAATTGATGCAGGTGGCCAGCTAAAGGTGGCAGCCATGACCTATCGCCAGAGTGGAAGCGATTTCTGGCCCGGTCCTCTGGATAATATGGCAGGCATTACACAAGATATGTGCCGGCGGTATGACCATCATTACAAGATCACACGAAAGGAAGTGGAAGAATTTGTGGCGGGCACTATTTCGCCAACGGCGAATATCACATCGTGGCCCGGAACAGGACCCGATGGTCAGACGCTTGCTCCTTTTGTAGATGTGAACGGTGACAATGTTTATGAGCCGTCAGCCGGTGATTACCCGGGATATAATCTGAACAGCGTTCCCGACGGAGACTGCACGGGATACATTTACGGTGACGAAACCATCTGGTGGGTATTCAATGACCGGGGAAACATTCACACGGAATCAGAGGCTGAAGCGATCGGATTGGAAATTCAGGCCCAGGCATTTGCTTTCAGCACCAACGATGAAATCAATGACATGACATTTTACCAGTATAAGATTATCAATCGTTCTACCTACCAGCTCAACCAGACTTACTTCGGTCAGTGGGTTGATGCTGATCTCGGATACTATAAAGATGATTATGTTGGCTGTGATGTTCCGAAAGGGCTGGGATATTGTTATAATGCAGATAATGATGACGAGTTGAATCAGGGCGGTTACGGTTCTAACCCACCCGCTATCGGTGTTGACTTTTTTATGGGGCCACTGGCAGATTTTGGAGATGGAATTAATAACGACAGAGATTCGCTTCTGGATGAAATCGGGGAGCAGATCATCATGTCGAAATTTGTTTATTATAACAACGATTGGACGGAGCGCGGCAACCCGGAGAACGGAATGGATATTTACGGTTACCTGCGCGGTTTTTGGAAAGATGGAACCCCTATCACCTACGGAGGTAACGGGTATTCCGGCACTACTCCCTGTGACTTTATGTTTCCCGGTGATTCCGATCATGAATGGGAGTGGGGGACAGGAGGAAGTTTCGGATCGGGGGCTGCACCGCAACCCGACTGGTATGAGAGTATACAGCCGGATGACCGACGCTTTCTGCAGTCGGCCGGAGCTTTTACTTTGAAACCGGGTGCTGTCAATTTCATCACAACGGGTGTGGTATGGGCCCGTGCATCCTCCGGAGGGGCCCTCGCTTCCGTAGATCTCTTGAAAAAAGCAGACGAAAAGGCACAAGCTCTGTTCAACAACTGTTTTAAACTCATTGATGGCCCGGATGCACCCGATCTGACCTTGCAGGAGCTGGACAGGCAATTGATACTCTATCTTGGAAATAAAGTAACGGGTAATAACTACAACGAATCCTATGAAGAGACGGATCCTACGATTATTTCTCCTGTCAATGTAATTCCGCCCTGGGATAACACGTATAATTTTGAGGGATACAAGATTTACCAGTTACGGAATGCCTCCGTTTCCGTTACGGACCTTCACAATCCCGATCTGGCGAGACTGGCAGCGCAGGTAGATTTGGAGAATTTTGATCCTGCCGGGGCACCTGTCGGGCAGTTAGTGAACTTTTATTACAATCCTTCCCTCGGTGCAAATGTACCCGTTGAAGAGGTCAATGGAGAGAACAAGGGGATCCTGCATTCATTTGTGATCAGTACAGACCAGTTTGCCACCGGTGATCCCCGCCTGGTGAATCACAAGGAATATTATTTTATGGTGGTAGCGTATGCGTATAATAATTATAAAGAGTATGAGCCGGCCAACCCGCTGGGGCTGGATGGTCAGAAGAAGCCCTATCTCCAGGGAAGAAAGAATGTGAAGGTTTATAAAGGCATACCACACCTGCCTGCGCCTGAACAATACGGAACATCCCAGGGATCTTCATATGGAATTGGCCCAAAGCTCAGAAGAGAAGAAGGACAGGGGAACGGAGGTCTGATTCTGGATCTGACGTCTGAAACCGTTAACGAGATACTGAATTCTCCGGTGCATCGCTCTTTCCGTCCGCTGTATGAAAACGGGGGAGGACCGGTCAAGATCAAGGTGGTGGATCCGCTGAATGTTCCGGATGCCGATTTCACTTTCCGGTTGAACGGGACAGGAAATACGGCCACTTGGACATTAAAAAACGAGCAAAGCGGTGTGCAGAAAAATTCAGACCGGACCATTCAATCCGGAAATGAACAGCTCATTCCGGAATGGGGAATTTCCGTATGGATTGAACAGGTTCCGGGAATAGGGAATGGTTCTCCCGACGGGGGCTTTCTTGAAGGAACGCTGCAATTCTCGGATCCAGCGCGCCCCTGGCTTACCGGTATACCAGATGAAGACGGACATTCTTACCAGAACTGGATTCGGTCCGGACGTTATGCGCATGCAGGAGGCGAGTTCAACGACTACAATTATTCGCTTAATGCGCAGAATCAGGTGGTGGGGAGCGGACTGGATGACGACGGTGTATATGAAAAGATGATAGGAGGCACATGGGCTCCGTACCGTATGTGTGCCAGAAACCAATTTGGCCCAGCCTGGCTCGATGCCGTAAGTCATAATTTGTCGCTGCTCTCTAAACTGGCCGGCGTCGACATTGTAATCACACCGGATAAAAGCAAATGGACCCGGTGTGCAGTGCTTGAAATGTGCGACGATAATACCCTGTCTGAAGGAAATGCTGTAAAACATCATCTCCGGAGACACCCTTCGGTGGATAAGAACGGGCAGCCGGATGGATCAGGTACGATGGGATTGGGCTGGTTTCCCGGGTACGCCATCAATGTGGAAACGGGTGAGCGACTCAATATGGCCTTTGGTGAAAATTCCTTTCTCGGCGGACATAATGGAAAAGACCTGATCTGGAATCCGGATGGAGTGATTACTGACGCACCTTTCGAAACTATTTTCGGAGGACAGCATTACATCTATGTATTCGGGCATTCAATGGGGGCGGGATTTATGCCGGGTTACGACAGTGCTGCCTACATTCATTCTAAGCTCGCGACCGGAAATTACAATCCCATGAACACCGATCTGAAATTTGTTTACCGGGATGCCATGTGGGTGGGAATGCCCCTGTTGGCGGAGGGAAGATCGCTCCTGGAATGTGAGGTAAAGATCCGGCTGCGTGTAGCAAAACCTTACAAGGCCGACTGGGCGGTGGACGGTTCCCCGGCACCTGAAAATTCCAATTTCCCAATGTATACCTTTTCCACATCGGATCTGAAATCCTCTACACACAACCAACCCGTAGCCGCCGATGCGCTTTCTCTTATTCAAGTGGTTCCCAATCCATATTATGGGTACTCTGCCTATGAGAAGAACAGTTCGGATACCCGTATCAAGATTACCAATCTGCCCGTGAAATGCCTGATCCGGATCTATACGCTGAACGGCACGCTGGTAAGAACCATTACCCGTGACGACGCCACGACTACATTTTCCGAATGGGACCTGAAAAATGAAGCAGGCATTCCAATAGCAGGGGGAATGTACATCATTCACGTGGATGCAGAAGGAATAGGGGAGCGCATACTGAAATGGTTCGGGGTCATACGTCCACAGGATCTCGGGACGTTCTAAAACAATGAAATCCGGAAGAGGAATGCCCGCCTCTTCCGGATGAATGAAGGAGAGGGATCAATGAATGAAGTAACCGAGAATTCTTGATAAGGAAGACTTGAGTTCCTTTCGGTGAATGATTTTGTCCAGAAATCCATGTTCAAGAACAAATTCTGCAGTCTGAAAGCCTTTCGGAAGTTCTTTTCCAATGGTTTCCTTCACCACGCGCGGACCCGCGAATCCGATGAGTGATTGTGGTTCGGCAATGTTCAGGTCGCCCAGCATGGCATATGATGCCGTAACCCCGCCGGTGGTAGGATCAGTAAGCAGAGAAATGAATGGGATCCCCGCATCGGCCAGTAAGGTGAGCTTGGCGGAGGTTTTTGCCATCTGCATAAGGGAAAATGCGGCTTCCATCATGCGCGCACCTCCGGATTTTGATATAATCAGAAAGGGTATTCGGTGCCGCAGGCAGTAATCAATGGCCAACGATATTTTTTCACCAACCACCGATCCCATGGAACCGCCTATGAATTTGAAATCCATGCAGGCGATCACGAGGTCCTTGCCGTCTATTTTTCCGTGAGCCGTCCGGATCGCATCCCGCAAGCCCGTTTTCTGAATAGAATCGGTCAAACGATCAGTGTATTTCTTCGTATCGCTGAACCCAAGCGGATCACCGGCAATCAGATCCGGATTCAATTCTGAAAATTCATTGTTGTCGAAAAGGATGGCAAAGTATTCTTTGGAACCAATTTTGTCATGATACTCGCAGTGCGGGCACACGTACAGATTATTGGTGTGGTCGTTCGCGCTGGTAATCTTTTTACATTCCGGACACTTGTACCACAGCCCCTCCGGAGTTTCCTTCTTCTCACGAGTGGACGTGGTAATTCCTTCTTTAATTCGTTTGAACCAGCTCATACCAGATCAGGCGATCGTAATTTCTTTGGACAAATAAACATCCTGTATGGCATTCAGCAAGGCCACACCTTCCTTCATCGGCTTTTGAAATGCCTTTCTTCCTGAAATCAGTCCGGTGCCGCCCGCTCTCTTATTGATGACAGCAGTGGTAACCGCTTCCGCCAGATCGGAGGCGCCCTTGGATTCGCCCCCTGAATTGATCAGTCCGGAACGTCCCATGTAGCAGTTGACC
This DNA window, taken from Bacteroidia bacterium, encodes the following:
- a CDS encoding T9SS C-terminal target domain-containing protein — translated: MKKSLLFCALVMGTGFFLIARENAGTGPRRESPAQSLSSGCDPGTSQMDLAVNNVRTTVLVSGDMWWDLSNPKYEIPRGSGKHSMFSGSLWIGGIDAGGQLKVAAMTYRQSGSDFWPGPLDNMAGITQDMCRRYDHHYKITRKEVEEFVAGTISPTANITSWPGTGPDGQTLAPFVDVNGDNVYEPSAGDYPGYNLNSVPDGDCTGYIYGDETIWWVFNDRGNIHTESEAEAIGLEIQAQAFAFSTNDEINDMTFYQYKIINRSTYQLNQTYFGQWVDADLGYYKDDYVGCDVPKGLGYCYNADNDDELNQGGYGSNPPAIGVDFFMGPLADFGDGINNDRDSLLDEIGEQIIMSKFVYYNNDWTERGNPENGMDIYGYLRGFWKDGTPITYGGNGYSGTTPCDFMFPGDSDHEWEWGTGGSFGSGAAPQPDWYESIQPDDRRFLQSAGAFTLKPGAVNFITTGVVWARASSGGALASVDLLKKADEKAQALFNNCFKLIDGPDAPDLTLQELDRQLILYLGNKVTGNNYNESYEETDPTIISPVNVIPPWDNTYNFEGYKIYQLRNASVSVTDLHNPDLARLAAQVDLENFDPAGAPVGQLVNFYYNPSLGANVPVEEVNGENKGILHSFVISTDQFATGDPRLVNHKEYYFMVVAYAYNNYKEYEPANPLGLDGQKKPYLQGRKNVKVYKGIPHLPAPEQYGTSQGSSYGIGPKLRREEGQGNGGLILDLTSETVNEILNSPVHRSFRPLYENGGGPVKIKVVDPLNVPDADFTFRLNGTGNTATWTLKNEQSGVQKNSDRTIQSGNEQLIPEWGISVWIEQVPGIGNGSPDGGFLEGTLQFSDPARPWLTGIPDEDGHSYQNWIRSGRYAHAGGEFNDYNYSLNAQNQVVGSGLDDDGVYEKMIGGTWAPYRMCARNQFGPAWLDAVSHNLSLLSKLAGVDIVITPDKSKWTRCAVLEMCDDNTLSEGNAVKHHLRRHPSVDKNGQPDGSGTMGLGWFPGYAINVETGERLNMAFGENSFLGGHNGKDLIWNPDGVITDAPFETIFGGQHYIYVFGHSMGAGFMPGYDSAAYIHSKLATGNYNPMNTDLKFVYRDAMWVGMPLLAEGRSLLECEVKIRLRVAKPYKADWAVDGSPAPENSNFPMYTFSTSDLKSSTHNQPVAADALSLIQVVPNPYYGYSAYEKNSSDTRIKITNLPVKCLIRIYTLNGTLVRTITRDDATTTFSEWDLKNEAGIPIAGGMYIIHVDAEGIGERILKWFGVIRPQDLGTF
- the rsmG gene encoding 16S rRNA (guanine(527)-N(7))-methyltransferase RsmG, producing the protein MFDRTSLHHLLPEITPEQETQLAALSAVYEEWNARINVISRKDIGNLFERHILHSLCIARFAAFQPDQQVLDVGTGGGFPGIPLAIVFPQTRFLLVDSVGKKLKVAKAAAGVAGLENVRIQHERVEKLQERFDHVVSRAVTSIPEVMNWIRGKAAGKHSALWYLRGLPVQEEMKTLPPATRIHRLTDIMPGEFFSTKALLEIPLR
- a CDS encoding acetyl-CoA carboxylase carboxyltransferase subunit beta, with product MSWFKRIKEGITTSTREKKETPEGLWYKCPECKKITSANDHTNNLYVCPHCEYHDKIGSKEYFAILFDNNEFSELNPDLIAGDPLGFSDTKKYTDRLTDSIQKTGLRDAIRTAHGKIDGKDLVIACMDFKFIGGSMGSVVGEKISLAIDYCLRHRIPFLIISKSGGARMMEAAFSLMQMAKTSAKLTLLADAGIPFISLLTDPTTGGVTASYAMLGDLNIAEPQSLIGFAGPRVVKETIGKELPKGFQTAEFVLEHGFLDKIIHRKELKSSLSRILGYFIH